From the Flavimarina sp. Hel_I_48 genome, one window contains:
- the gldM gene encoding gliding motility protein GldM, producing MAGGTTSPRQKMINLMYLVFIAMIAMNVDKEILSAFKIFDMKFASSNARLTDENQLALAGLEAKATEQAAKYEPLLEKAKNVKTISDNFYSYLGTIKDSLTEGVDTSSYANLDKSSVLDERWFTGDGYTQKGDAFLAALNQYKEDMAAALGPEFSDVNRAVQSSFDTTPVENKDGKEVAWLKYNFEGYPLAATITRFTQMQNDIKSNESEVYSSLLQGQLSKDVSLSNYEAIVIPEKTAFFSGERFKGKVVLGRFDNSLNFDKVVVNGNEIKNLKAGQVVLDFPTGNVGTQKITGELVYTEEGEPKSIPIRSEYAVINRPNSATISADKMNVVYRGVANPMTISFAGIADNNVSASAPGLSKGGSSSYTMSPGSGREVTINVSGTLPDGSKVSDSKQFRIKDIPRPVGTVRGESDIIKMQKNALSISTIGANLPDFDFDLNLQVTGFKVNVPGKPTVQVNGSKMDSRANDLIRQAPRGSTVQVFDINAKIAGNSSYLLKQVSPVFVELTN from the coding sequence ATGGCAGGAGGAACTACATCCCCAAGACAGAAAATGATCAATCTCATGTATCTGGTTTTTATTGCGATGATCGCAATGAACGTAGATAAGGAGATTTTGAGCGCATTTAAGATTTTTGATATGAAATTCGCATCGTCAAACGCACGTTTGACTGATGAGAATCAATTGGCACTCGCTGGTCTCGAAGCAAAAGCAACGGAGCAGGCAGCCAAATATGAACCCCTTTTAGAGAAGGCTAAGAATGTAAAGACAATTTCTGATAATTTTTATTCATACTTAGGAACTATAAAAGATTCCTTGACTGAAGGTGTGGATACAAGCAGTTACGCGAACCTTGATAAATCATCAGTACTTGATGAGAGATGGTTTACTGGTGATGGCTATACTCAAAAAGGTGATGCTTTCTTAGCTGCATTAAACCAATATAAAGAGGATATGGCTGCTGCACTGGGACCAGAATTCAGTGACGTGAACAGGGCTGTCCAGTCAAGCTTTGATACGACACCTGTTGAAAATAAGGATGGTAAAGAAGTAGCGTGGTTAAAGTATAATTTTGAAGGCTATCCGCTTGCAGCGACAATTACCAGGTTCACACAGATGCAAAACGATATAAAGTCCAATGAATCTGAAGTTTATTCCTCATTATTACAGGGTCAATTAAGCAAAGATGTTTCATTGAGCAATTATGAAGCGATTGTGATTCCTGAAAAAACTGCATTCTTTTCTGGAGAACGCTTTAAAGGTAAAGTCGTTTTGGGGCGTTTTGACAACTCCCTCAACTTTGATAAAGTTGTTGTGAACGGAAATGAAATTAAAAACCTAAAAGCAGGGCAGGTTGTTCTTGATTTCCCAACAGGTAATGTGGGTACGCAAAAAATCACCGGTGAACTTGTCTATACGGAGGAAGGGGAACCAAAATCTATTCCCATTAGAAGTGAATATGCTGTTATCAACAGGCCTAATTCCGCAACGATTTCCGCAGATAAGATGAACGTTGTATATCGTGGAGTAGCAAACCCTATGACAATTAGTTTTGCAGGTATTGCAGATAATAATGTTTCTGCAAGTGCACCTGGATTATCTAAAGGAGGTAGCAGTAGTTATACAATGAGTCCTGGAAGTGGACGTGAGGTTACCATTAATGTTTCCGGTACGTTGCCCGATGGGTCAAAAGTGAGCGATTCTAAACAATTCCGTATAAAAGATATTCCACGACCAGTAGGTACGGTAAGGGGCGAGTCTGATATAATAAAGATGCAGAAGAATGCGTTAAGTATATCCACGATAGGTGCAAACCTGCCTGATTTTGACTTTGATCTTAACCTTCAGGTAACTGGATTTAAGGTCAATGTGCCAGGAAAACCTACCGTGCAGGTAAATGGTA
- the gldL gene encoding gliding motility protein GldL, with product MSKKGNISITNFIYGMGAAVVIVGALFKIQHWPYGSLILTIGMIVEALVFAYSAFERSQNDLDWSLVYPELAGGAVVKKKEVIKEEVVEADGLLSKKLDNMLKEAKIDAQLMESLGKSIRGFEGAAKGIAPTAEAMSSTQRYSEEMSLAAAQMESLNGLYKVQVETAGRQAAINNEVVNNAGVLKEQMQNLATNLSSLNGVYGGMLSAMNKK from the coding sequence ATGTCAAAAAAAGGAAATATTTCAATCACCAATTTCATTTATGGAATGGGAGCTGCTGTGGTAATTGTTGGGGCTCTTTTTAAAATTCAACACTGGCCTTACGGTTCCCTGATTCTTACTATCGGGATGATTGTGGAAGCTTTGGTATTTGCCTATTCTGCTTTTGAAAGATCTCAAAATGATCTGGACTGGTCATTGGTTTATCCTGAACTTGCGGGTGGTGCTGTCGTTAAGAAAAAGGAGGTCATCAAGGAAGAAGTAGTAGAAGCTGACGGATTATTGTCTAAAAAGCTTGATAATATGTTGAAAGAAGCTAAAATAGATGCTCAACTTATGGAAAGCCTTGGTAAAAGCATCCGTGGTTTTGAAGGTGCTGCAAAAGGAATCGCCCCTACTGCAGAAGCTATGTCTTCTACACAGCGCTACAGTGAGGAAATGTCCCTTGCCGCTGCACAAATGGAATCTCTTAATGGCCTATATAAAGTTCAGGTCGAGACCGCTGGTCGTCAGGCTGCCATAAACAATGAAGTAGTAAACAATGCAGGTGTGCTTAAAGAACAGATGCAAAATTTAGCGACAAACCTTTCGTCCTTGAACGGGGTTTACGGAGGAATGCTTTCTGCAATGAACAAAAAATAA
- the gldK gene encoding gliding motility lipoprotein GldK: MKKFIAFIAMISLLTSCGRSDRGELVGAEGKKWNSEKPYGMTLVSGGAFIMGKSDDDIANVKDAPTKTVTVRSFYMDETEITNSEYRQFVDWVKDSIIRTRLAVFADELGETPGNGGIGEYSFLNNDPEEMSPYDRYMYDNYYSFSEDYTGRKLNKRIDLVEDPQDYPDEYYVEVMDSMYIPLEEAYNGHRTVDVDKLDFKFTYLDVEEAARQKNGSRSDYIRTETVNIYPDTTVWIKDFAYSYNEPMHNDYFWHTAYDNYPVVGVTWEQARAFCNWRTLYKNSYKKSRNQQQVNRFRLPSEAEWEYAARGGLQGATYPWGGPYAKNDRGCFMANFKPLRGDYAADQALYTVEADSYNPNDYDLYNMAGNVAEWVESSYDPNSYEYMSTMNPDVPDPDNQRKVVRGGSWKDVAYFLQVSTRDYEYADSARSYIGFRTVQDYLGVDNDISMNRR, from the coding sequence ATGAAGAAGTTTATTGCATTTATTGCGATGATAAGCTTGTTGACTAGCTGTGGTCGTAGTGATCGTGGCGAACTTGTAGGCGCCGAGGGCAAAAAATGGAACTCTGAGAAACCATACGGTATGACGCTGGTTTCTGGGGGTGCTTTTATCATGGGAAAAAGTGACGATGATATTGCCAATGTTAAGGATGCTCCTACAAAAACAGTAACAGTTCGTTCCTTTTACATGGATGAGACTGAAATCACCAATTCCGAATACCGTCAGTTTGTAGACTGGGTAAAAGATTCTATTATTCGTACGCGTTTAGCTGTGTTTGCCGATGAGCTTGGAGAAACTCCAGGTAATGGTGGTATAGGGGAGTATTCCTTTCTCAACAATGATCCTGAGGAGATGAGTCCCTATGACCGCTATATGTACGATAACTATTATAGTTTCAGTGAAGATTATACAGGTAGAAAACTTAATAAGCGTATTGACCTTGTAGAAGATCCTCAGGATTATCCTGATGAGTATTATGTTGAGGTAATGGATAGTATGTATATTCCATTAGAAGAAGCATATAATGGTCACCGTACCGTAGATGTAGATAAACTTGATTTTAAATTTACCTATCTTGATGTTGAAGAAGCCGCTCGCCAAAAAAATGGAAGCCGCTCAGACTACATTCGTACCGAAACCGTTAATATTTATCCTGATACTACCGTATGGATCAAGGATTTTGCATATTCCTATAATGAGCCTATGCATAATGATTATTTCTGGCATACGGCCTATGATAATTACCCCGTTGTGGGCGTAACCTGGGAACAGGCAAGAGCGTTCTGTAACTGGCGTACATTATACAAGAACTCCTATAAAAAGAGCCGTAATCAGCAGCAGGTTAACCGTTTTAGACTTCCGAGTGAAGCAGAATGGGAATATGCTGCCCGTGGAGGCCTGCAAGGCGCTACCTACCCATGGGGAGGTCCTTATGCTAAAAATGACAGGGGATGTTTTATGGCCAATTTTAAACCTTTGAGAGGGGATTATGCGGCAGATCAGGCACTTTATACCGTAGAGGCTGATTCCTATAACCCTAATGATTATGATCTATATAACATGGCCGGTAATGTGGCAGAATGGGTAGAATCATCTTACGATCCCAATTCTTACGAATATATGTCAACAATGAATCCCGATGTTCCAGATCCTGATAACCAGCGTAAAGTTGTGCGTGGTGGATCCTGGAAAGATGTTGCCTACTTTCTACAGGTAAGCACAAGGGATTATGAATATGCTGATTCCGCTAGAAGTTACATCGGTTTTAGGACCGTACAGGATTATCTAGGTGTGGATAATGATATTAGCATGAACAGAAGATAA
- a CDS encoding formimidoylglutamase, with product MPFENLVPVADAVVAHAPLFHKQSLGNTIRMHTSQEGMPSLDEVNVAIIGLRENRGMMDNLAEKPDFQSVRSAIYGLFAGNWHTVIADLGDIDSGNSLEDTYFAIKKITESLFKMDIIPIFLGGSQDLSYAIYRGYDKLDQMVNFVNVDNRFDLGDSSKPMSNTSYLGRIIVDKPYNLFNYANIGYQTFANSQEEIELVQKLYFDAYRLGEVVPDISLVEPVLRDADVVSIDLGGIESAALGHMHKNRPNGLNGREICAVARYAGLSDRVSSFGIFEYCQMSDSQTADALVAQIIWYFIEGVNYRVDELVPERRKGFLHYTVPVEDEVLSFYKSDRTGRWWIEIPFLQGLNNKLKRHTLLPCTYQDYVNACNQEIPERWFKARQKNEL from the coding sequence ATGCCATTTGAGAACCTGGTACCGGTCGCTGATGCAGTGGTTGCGCACGCGCCCTTATTCCATAAGCAAAGCCTGGGCAATACCATTAGGATGCACACTTCTCAGGAGGGTATGCCCTCCCTTGATGAAGTTAATGTGGCTATAATAGGATTGAGGGAAAACAGGGGCATGATGGATAATTTGGCTGAAAAGCCAGATTTTCAGTCTGTACGGAGCGCTATTTATGGTTTATTTGCTGGAAATTGGCACACGGTAATCGCAGATCTGGGGGATATTGATAGTGGAAACTCGCTTGAGGATACTTATTTTGCCATTAAAAAAATTACCGAAAGTCTCTTTAAAATGGATATTATACCCATTTTTCTGGGCGGAAGTCAAGATTTGTCCTACGCGATCTATCGCGGTTACGATAAACTTGATCAGATGGTCAATTTTGTGAATGTTGATAACCGTTTTGATCTGGGCGATAGCAGCAAGCCTATGAGCAATACCTCTTACCTGGGCAGGATTATCGTTGACAAGCCTTATAATCTTTTCAATTATGCCAATATAGGCTATCAGACTTTTGCCAATAGTCAGGAAGAAATCGAACTGGTGCAAAAGCTGTACTTTGATGCCTACCGGCTGGGGGAGGTGGTACCTGATATTTCGCTGGTAGAACCCGTACTTAGGGACGCAGATGTTGTGAGTATTGACCTGGGTGGTATAGAAAGCGCCGCGCTGGGGCATATGCACAAGAACCGTCCTAACGGACTGAACGGAAGGGAAATATGCGCTGTCGCGAGGTATGCTGGTCTCAGTGACCGGGTAAGTAGTTTTGGTATTTTTGAATACTGCCAGATGAGCGATTCCCAGACCGCAGATGCGCTGGTGGCACAAATAATATGGTATTTTATAGAAGGCGTCAATTATCGAGTGGATGAACTGGTTCCAGAACGGCGCAAGGGTTTTCTACACTATACCGTACCTGTGGAGGATGAGGTGCTTAGTTTTTACAAAAGTGACCGTACCGGGAGATGGTGGATAGAAATCCCCTTTTTGCAGGGACTCAATAATAAATTGAAAAGGCATACGTTATTACCTTGCACGTATCAGGATTATGTGAACGCCTGTAATCAGGAAATCCCGGAACGCTGGTTTAAGGCCAGGCAAAAAAATGAGTTATAA
- the topA gene encoding type I DNA topoisomerase: protein MAKNLVIVESPAKAKTIEKFLGADYKVESSYGHIADLPKKELGVDVDGNFKPKYIVNSDKKAVVKKLRDLANKSEMVWLASDEDREGEAIAWHLAEELHLDKAKTKRIVFSEITQKAILRAIENPRDIDYNLVDAQQARRVLDRLVGYEISPILWRKVKGGLSAGRVQSVSVRLLVEREREIRDFTAEDYFRIDAEFANGDGKTLKAKIPKNLDTKKEAEELLNANATATFKVEALTKKPAKKNPAPPFTTSTLQQEASRKLYFSVSKTMNMAQRLYEAGLITYMRTDSVNLSQDAKTAAEKEILSAYGKDFHKERNYKGKSKGAQEAHEAIRPTDFSKHSVNIERDQARLYELIWKRAIASQMSEAKLERTNVQISSSNHPTNFTANGEVIKFEGFLKVYLEGTDDEDDEESGILPPLKEGETLNNLFISATERFTRAPYRYTEASLVKKLEELGIGRPSTYAPTITTIQNRKYVEKGNIDGTEREYVQLILKKGKIKEKELSEKVGSDKGKLVPTDVGMVVNDFLVNHFKNILDYNFTAKVEQDFDEIAEGNEDWTKMMKDFYKDFHPNVQDVAENADREVGERILGKDPKTGKPVSVRLGKYGAMVQIGSVEDEEKPLFAGLGPDQQLNTITFEEAMDLFKLPKDLGEFEDEPVAVNNGRFGPYVKHGKKFISLPKGRDPLDVELKEAIEYIKEKQEADAPIYHYDEKPVQKGVGRFGPFIKWDGMFINVNKKYDFDNLSEEDLIQLIEDKKQKEIDKIIHNFEEEGIRVEKARWGRSNIIKGKTKVELPKTVDAAALTLEEVKDILAKKAPKKKAATKKKAPAKKKSAAKKAPAKKKAAAKKTTPKKK, encoded by the coding sequence ATGGCTAAGAATTTAGTAATTGTTGAGTCCCCGGCTAAGGCAAAAACCATTGAGAAATTTCTGGGTGCAGATTATAAGGTGGAGAGCAGTTACGGCCATATTGCAGATTTGCCCAAAAAGGAACTGGGTGTTGATGTGGATGGTAATTTCAAACCTAAATACATCGTAAACAGCGATAAGAAGGCAGTTGTCAAGAAACTTAGGGACCTTGCCAATAAATCAGAAATGGTCTGGTTAGCAAGTGATGAGGACCGGGAGGGTGAGGCCATTGCGTGGCACCTTGCGGAAGAATTGCACCTGGACAAAGCCAAGACCAAGCGTATCGTTTTTTCTGAAATTACCCAGAAAGCCATTTTACGAGCCATTGAAAACCCCAGGGATATTGACTATAATTTAGTCGATGCCCAACAAGCGCGAAGGGTACTTGACCGACTGGTAGGTTATGAAATTTCGCCAATACTATGGCGTAAGGTAAAAGGCGGACTATCAGCCGGCCGTGTACAATCGGTTTCCGTGCGTTTGCTTGTAGAACGGGAGCGGGAGATTCGCGATTTTACGGCTGAGGATTATTTCAGGATTGATGCGGAATTTGCCAATGGGGATGGGAAAACTTTAAAAGCCAAGATCCCTAAAAACCTGGATACAAAAAAGGAAGCGGAAGAATTGCTCAATGCAAACGCAACAGCTACTTTTAAAGTTGAGGCACTTACTAAAAAACCCGCAAAAAAGAATCCGGCGCCACCGTTTACGACTTCAACACTGCAACAGGAAGCCTCGCGAAAGCTTTATTTTTCGGTAAGTAAAACCATGAACATGGCACAGCGCCTTTATGAAGCTGGTCTTATTACATACATGAGAACCGATAGTGTAAACCTTTCCCAGGATGCTAAAACTGCCGCGGAAAAGGAAATTTTATCGGCTTATGGTAAAGATTTTCATAAAGAACGCAATTATAAGGGCAAGAGCAAGGGCGCGCAAGAAGCGCATGAGGCGATACGTCCCACAGATTTCAGCAAACATTCGGTCAATATAGAGCGGGATCAGGCGCGTCTGTATGAATTGATATGGAAACGGGCCATTGCCTCACAAATGAGCGAAGCAAAACTGGAACGCACCAATGTGCAGATTTCCTCTTCAAACCATCCTACCAACTTTACCGCTAACGGTGAAGTGATAAAATTTGAAGGTTTTTTAAAAGTATATCTGGAAGGAACAGATGATGAGGATGATGAAGAAAGCGGAATCCTGCCTCCGTTGAAAGAAGGTGAAACGCTGAATAATCTATTTATCAGCGCCACCGAACGCTTTACACGCGCACCCTATCGCTATACGGAAGCTTCGCTTGTAAAAAAACTGGAAGAGCTCGGCATCGGTCGTCCTTCTACCTATGCGCCTACAATTACGACCATTCAAAACAGAAAATATGTCGAAAAAGGCAATATAGACGGTACAGAGCGGGAATATGTGCAATTGATACTGAAAAAAGGGAAAATAAAGGAAAAAGAACTTAGCGAAAAAGTGGGTTCAGACAAGGGAAAACTGGTACCTACCGATGTGGGAATGGTGGTTAATGATTTTCTTGTAAACCATTTTAAGAATATACTGGACTATAATTTTACCGCTAAGGTAGAGCAGGATTTTGACGAGATCGCCGAAGGAAATGAGGACTGGACTAAAATGATGAAGGACTTTTACAAAGACTTTCATCCCAATGTACAGGACGTGGCAGAAAATGCCGACCGTGAAGTAGGGGAGCGCATTCTGGGTAAAGACCCTAAAACAGGAAAACCTGTAAGCGTACGTTTAGGCAAATACGGCGCGATGGTGCAGATAGGAAGTGTGGAAGATGAAGAAAAACCGCTTTTTGCAGGTCTGGGTCCAGACCAACAGTTAAACACCATTACGTTTGAAGAAGCAATGGATCTTTTTAAATTGCCTAAAGACCTGGGTGAATTTGAAGACGAACCGGTAGCGGTAAACAATGGCCGCTTCGGCCCGTACGTTAAGCATGGCAAGAAGTTTATATCACTTCCCAAAGGTAGGGATCCGCTTGACGTAGAGCTTAAGGAAGCCATAGAGTATATTAAAGAAAAGCAGGAGGCAGATGCCCCTATTTATCATTATGATGAAAAACCAGTACAAAAGGGCGTAGGTCGTTTTGGCCCCTTTATTAAGTGGGACGGTATGTTTATCAATGTCAATAAAAAGTATGATTTTGATAACCTAAGCGAAGAAGATCTTATCCAGTTGATTGAAGATAAGAAGCAGAAAGAAATAGATAAGATCATCCATAATTTTGAAGAAGAGGGAATCCGTGTAGAAAAAGCGCGCTGGGGTCGAAGCAACATTATTAAGGGAAAAACAAAAGTTGAATTACCTAAAACCGTAGACGCAGCAGCGCTTACATTAGAAGAGGTCAAGGATATCCTGGCCAAAAAAGCGCCCAAGAAAAAAGCGGCAACCAAGAAAAAAGCCCCGGCCAAAAAGAAAAGCGCAGCCAAGAAAGCTCCGGCTAAAAAGAAAGCAGCCGCAAAAAAAACTACACCGAAAAAGAAATAA
- a CDS encoding SMP-30/gluconolactonase/LRE family protein: MFTTSYLYSLSSLFILLGITFCQAQENDLIASGEKLHLVADGYSFTEGPASDKDGNVYFTDQPNDRILLWDAATDSVTTYMQPSGRSNGLYMDTDGSLLSTADEKTALWRIDSMKNVSVLINAFDNKKLNGPNDLWADPNGGIYITDSYYERPWWDHKSPEQTARRVYFLPKNGKKLMIAAENMLQPNGIIGTPDGKKLYVADIDDKKTYVFDIDKDGQLKNRKLFAEMGSDGMTIDNKGNVYFTGDGVTVLNDKGEKIAHIEVPQNWTANVTFGGPDEKTLFITASKAVYTLKMNVHGVRW; the protein is encoded by the coding sequence ATGTTTACCACTTCATATTTATATTCGTTATCGTCCCTTTTTATACTTCTGGGCATTACTTTTTGCCAGGCACAGGAAAATGACCTCATAGCCTCTGGCGAAAAACTTCACCTGGTTGCAGATGGCTATTCTTTTACCGAAGGTCCCGCAAGTGATAAGGACGGAAACGTTTATTTTACAGACCAGCCTAACGATCGCATTTTGTTATGGGACGCCGCCACAGATTCTGTGACTACATACATGCAGCCTTCCGGGCGTTCTAACGGTCTTTATATGGATACTGATGGCAGTTTGCTTTCAACCGCAGATGAAAAAACAGCCCTGTGGCGCATAGATAGCATGAAAAATGTAAGTGTTTTGATCAATGCCTTTGATAATAAAAAGCTGAATGGCCCCAATGACCTCTGGGCAGATCCCAATGGTGGCATTTATATTACGGATTCTTATTATGAGCGCCCCTGGTGGGATCATAAATCTCCCGAACAAACGGCAAGAAGAGTCTATTTTTTACCTAAAAATGGCAAAAAACTGATGATTGCTGCCGAAAATATGCTGCAACCTAATGGTATTATAGGTACTCCGGATGGCAAAAAGCTTTATGTGGCAGATATTGACGATAAAAAAACCTATGTTTTTGACATTGATAAAGATGGCCAACTCAAAAACCGTAAGCTTTTTGCAGAGATGGGCTCAGACGGGATGACCATTGATAACAAGGGAAATGTCTATTTTACCGGTGATGGCGTTACCGTTCTTAACGACAAGGGCGAAAAGATAGCGCATATTGAAGTTCCACAAAACTGGACCGCAAATGTGACTTTTGGAGGGCCTGATGAAAAAACGCTTTTTATCACCGCTTCTAAAGCTGTTTACACTTTAAAAATGAATGTTCACGGCGTGCGATGGTAA
- a CDS encoding LVIVD repeat-containing protein, producing MNKALLFLLFISAIISCKDDDNVQYAVQDIATPIVVDKADLRASYNQLVIESPKPIENSGKFYAYGNFIFINDLGAGIHIIDNTNPSAPVKKGFLEVPGSRDMEAKDNILYVDSYSDLVLFDLSNINAIKYLKSYENILGNGSYEWPRLSQQVDQIDYKDFDAEKQIVVGWEYARELRPVNFYPDGSFEDALINTANGNNSFSGSGLGGSFARFNVVDDRLYIINEGQLFVFDVTSQQDPALTGKQNLTWNVETIFNQGDFLYMGSPSGMLIYDIQDIDNPLYVSEVTHVLGCDPVVVEGDYAYVTVRGGNACGQDLSFLEVLDISDKTNPVIVNDYDMIEPYGLGIHGDQLFVSDGQYGLHIYDKTDPKALKLVINKGDLNIFDVIPMEDKLLMIGGQVLHQYKYTVNGISEMSTFQLD from the coding sequence ATGAATAAAGCATTACTTTTTTTATTATTTATAAGCGCGATAATTAGCTGCAAGGACGATGACAATGTACAATATGCAGTACAGGATATCGCGACGCCAATAGTCGTTGACAAAGCAGATCTGCGCGCAAGTTATAATCAGCTGGTAATCGAAAGTCCCAAGCCTATCGAAAACTCTGGTAAATTTTATGCTTATGGCAATTTCATTTTTATAAATGATCTGGGTGCCGGTATTCATATAATAGACAACACAAATCCCAGTGCCCCGGTAAAAAAAGGTTTTCTTGAAGTACCGGGCAGTCGGGATATGGAAGCTAAAGACAATATTCTCTATGTTGATAGTTATTCAGATCTGGTATTGTTTGATCTTTCAAACATCAATGCGATTAAATATCTAAAAAGCTATGAGAACATTCTGGGCAATGGCAGCTATGAATGGCCAAGGCTTTCCCAGCAGGTAGATCAAATAGATTATAAGGATTTTGATGCTGAAAAGCAAATTGTGGTGGGCTGGGAATATGCTCGAGAACTACGTCCTGTTAATTTCTATCCTGATGGTTCTTTTGAGGATGCTCTTATAAATACCGCAAATGGAAACAACAGCTTTTCCGGTAGTGGCCTGGGTGGCTCTTTTGCACGTTTTAATGTCGTTGATGACAGGCTTTACATTATCAATGAAGGGCAGCTTTTTGTTTTTGACGTTACCAGTCAGCAGGATCCTGCGTTGACCGGTAAACAAAACCTTACCTGGAATGTGGAAACCATATTTAACCAGGGTGATTTTCTCTATATGGGCAGTCCCAGCGGAATGCTTATCTACGATATTCAAGATATTGACAACCCGCTGTACGTCTCTGAAGTGACTCATGTTTTAGGTTGTGATCCTGTAGTGGTGGAAGGTGATTATGCATACGTTACCGTACGCGGAGGCAATGCATGTGGACAGGACCTTAGTTTTCTAGAAGTCCTTGATATTTCAGACAAGACCAATCCGGTCATCGTTAATGATTACGATATGATAGAGCCCTACGGACTGGGGATTCATGGTGACCAACTGTTTGTTAGCGATGGTCAGTACGGACTTCATATTTACGATAAAACCGACCCAAAAGCCTTAAAATTGGTCATAAACAAGGGTGATTTGAACATTTTTGATGTTATTCCTATGGAAGATAAATTGCTGATGATAGGAGGGCAGGTATTGCATCAATATAAATACACCGTAAATGGAATTTCAGAAATGAGCACTTTTCAATTGGATTAA
- a CDS encoding lipocalin family protein, with the protein MNTKVFFILSFVIIAFSSCSGDDDNSRSEMNIVLGQWKLIEQLADPGDGSGTFRTIESKKVLEFSEDGIITVYDGSLCQPYSEQQISKGTYSLSTQGITTNCDNVNISFISFEMKEGFLILNFASNEGFSQKFKRLNVK; encoded by the coding sequence ATGAACACAAAAGTATTTTTTATTCTTTCTTTTGTAATAATCGCTTTTTCGAGTTGCAGTGGAGATGACGATAATTCCCGGTCTGAAATGAATATAGTGTTAGGGCAATGGAAACTGATAGAGCAGCTAGCAGATCCTGGTGACGGGAGTGGAACCTTTAGAACTATAGAAAGTAAGAAGGTTTTGGAATTTTCTGAAGATGGAATCATAACTGTTTATGATGGTTCCCTATGTCAGCCCTATTCCGAGCAGCAAATTTCTAAAGGAACATATTCATTATCTACACAAGGAATCACTACCAATTGTGATAACGTAAACATTTCGTTTATAAGTTTTGAAATGAAAGAAGGCTTTTTGATTTTAAATTTTGCTTCTAATGAAGGTTTTTCTCAAAAGTTTAAAAGATTAAATGTTAAGTGA